Proteins from one Megalopta genalis isolate 19385.01 chromosome 1, iyMegGena1_principal, whole genome shotgun sequence genomic window:
- the LOC117228838 gene encoding uncharacterized protein LOC117228838 produces MKTNAPYPTSPPAYSETMMTSPQPPPPPVPPPMPPYQYPPQHQPEPLSHIYNPSYPPSPWIPQQAIINPETSFIETPTAHNPSYQYNPTVVHVVADVDHSERLRKHQGCCVSCISLLIFVIIAAVMITFMVRIHEASSRSFNERS; encoded by the exons ATGAAAACGAACGCTCCGTATCCAACATCACCTCCAGCGTACTCGGAGACAATGATGACTTCGCCACAGCCTCCGCCTCCGCCTGTGCCTCCACCGATGCCACCATATCAGTATCCGCCGCAGCATCAGCCTGAACCATTATCGCACATCTATAATCCTTCGTATCCCCCGTCACCATGGATTCCTCAACAAGCGATTATAAATCCGGAAACCAGTTTTATAGAAACACCGACGGCACATAATCCCAGTTATCAATACAACCCCACAGTAGTACACGTGGTAGCCGATGTAGACCATTCTGAGAGATTGAGAAAGCATCAAG GATGTTGCGTCTCGTGCATCTCTCTCCTCATTTTTGTAATTATAGCAGCCGTTATGATTACGTTTATGGTGAGAATTCACGAAGCGAGCTCACGATCGTTCAATGAACGTTCCTAG